Genomic segment of Flavobacteriales bacterium:
TTGCAGGCTTTTGGTACTTATTTGAAAGAATTGGCGGCCAAAAACGAATTACTTTTTAATTTCGATTCGGCACAATTTGAAAAAGACCTTGCCAAAGGAATGAGTTTTGATTCCAGTATTCCGCAAGGGTTTGGAGTGGGCAGTTCAGGAGCGTTGGTTGCGGCTATTTACGACCGCTATAGTGCTGATAAAAAGCAAGTTGCAGAAAAACCAAAAAGCAAGGAAATAGCCGAACTGAAATTAATTTTTGGCCAAATGGAGAGTTATTTTCATGGTAAAAGCTCAGGTTTGGATCCATTAATTTGCTATCTTAATCTTCCGGTATTGATTAAATCAAAAACCAGTATGGGAACCGTTGGTTTGCCACAGGCCGATGCCAATGGAAAAGGGGCAATTTTTTTAATTAACAGCGGAGAACCCGGAAAAACCGAACCGATGGTTAATATTTTTATGGAAAAAATGAAAAACGAAGGTTTTAGAAATATGCTGAAACAAGAGTTTAAAAAATACAACGATGCGTGTATTCAAGCATTTTTAAAGCGAGATATTAAACCACTTTTTAGTAATATAAAACAACTAAGCAAGTTGCTTTTAAATAATTTCAGCCCAATGATTCCTGCTGTTTTTCATAAACTTTGGAAAGAAGGAATTGAAAGCAATGCATACTATCTGAAACTATGCGGCAGTGGTGGTGGTGGCTATTTTTTGGGTTTCACCCAAAATTTGGATGAGGCCCAAAAACGGTTGAAAGACTACGAACTTGAGGTAGTTTTTACATTCTAAGATTTTGTCAATTCTTGGCCGACAAAATCGCATTTTCGTTATAAAACTTTTTGCCTTGTTATCCATTATTCGTTGGCCGGTGCTACTTTTTACAGCATTGGTGCAGTATGTAACGGCCATCTATGTCTTTACGCCCAACAAAAACCACTGGGAGGTGTTGGCCGACTATGAGCTTCATTTTATTGTGCTTTCTACAGCCTTTATGCTGGCGGCAGGTTTTATAATCAATAGTTTTTATGATTTTGAAAAAGACTTGATTAACCGACCAGATAAAACACTTTTTAATCGTGTGGTAAGCAAAGAATTTTGTTTGAATACCTATTTAGTTTTTAATGGTTTAGGCCTAATTTTTAGTGCATTGGCCTCTTGGAGGGTGTTGTTGTTCTTCGCGGCATTTGCTTTTTGGCTGTGGTTTTACAGTCATAAACTGCAAAAAATTCCGGTAGTTCGAGAGGTTGTGGCGGTGGTTTTATCAGTGGTTTCAGTGTTTAGCATAGCTCTTTATTATCAATATTGGCACTGGATTATGCCCATTTTTGGAGCATTTTTTACGTGCATTTTGTTTAACCGTGAAATAATAAAAGACCTAAAAAACCATGATGGAGATATGGCAGTTGGCAATCAATCCATTTCCACAAAATGGGGTAGAAGAGCGGCAAAGGCTTTTTTTTCGACAATATCTTTCTTGGCTATTATGCTTTTGCTCAGTTTTTACAAAGTGTCTGAGGGAAAATATGCCCTGCACTTTGCGGTAGGAATTAGTGCAATTGTAGTTTTTAGCACAATTCTGCTTTTAATTAATAAAAAACCCAATACCACTCATATAGCCTATAAATTGATACTTTTTATGAGTGTTTTGTATCTGATATTAGGTTATAGGTAGCTATAGCTTCTGCAATTTCGACCAGAATTTATTCCCCAAATCATCCTCAAAAACAATAAAATAATTTCCTGTTTCTAAGTCTGAAACGTCAAAACCATAGATTAGGCCATTTGGGATTTCAGATTTTATTTGTCGTCCAAATACATCAAGAATTTCAATATTTTTAACTGCCATATCTCCCGAAAACAAAACAAAATTTGTTGCCGGATTGGGGTACAAACTCACCTGACTTTCCCAAAAATCGGCGATTGAATTGGTTGTCCAAACCAAATGGAAAATATCTGAAACTGCACTGCACCCAGAATCGTGGCTCATGGCAAGATAGGCATAAATATTTTTGCTTGAAGTGTCGGATAACTGTACCACGCCTGGCACATCAGCCACTTTACTATTAAATGTAAATTGGTTTTTGGCCGAATCGGTAAAATAAAAATCAATATCATCGGCACTATTAATGGTTCCTGTAATCAAAACACTTGGAAAAATTTGGGCTGATAATTTTAGGTTATTGGTGGTTGGCACCGGGGCGTTAAAAATGCGAGCATTTTGGCTGTATGTGCAACCCAATGGATGAGTGGCGGTCGCAATAAAATGATAATCTCCGGAGATATTACTTTGAAAAATCGGGTTGAAAATAGTGCTATCGCTCAAAACATTGCCCGGCGACCAACTGTACGATATTCCGGCAATATTGCTGGCCGTTAATTGGGCAGTTTTTCCGCTGCAAATTTTTGTGTAACTATTTGAAATAGAAAAAGTTGGAACAGGGTTGACAATGATATAAACGGAATCATAACCTTTGCAACCCGTATTTTTATCTTCAATATCTACAGTGTATTTTTGGTTGGAAATTCCGGAAAAAACGGGGTTGGAAATGGTTGGGTTGCTCAAATTGGTTTGCGGTGACCAGTTAAAACTGTAAGGGGAGTTTTTAACTCCAATTTCTAAACTCTCGCCATTGCAAATTTTGTTATTTCTTATCAATGACTTTAGTTGAATGTTGGGGCTTACCGATACATTTACAATCACACTATCACTGCAACCAAAGCTTTTGTTGGTGGCCTTAAACTGATAAGAATAAGTTCCGGTATCGGTGGCCGAAAAAATAGGGTTTGAAATTGTTGAGTCGCTCAAAAACATAGAGGAACTCCAAGAGTAGGTGTCGTTTGAACTGCCCGATTTGCCCATGCTTGCGGTGCTGCCTTTGCATAGAGACAAGTCGTTGTAAACCAAATCAGCGGCAATGGGTGTGGCATAAATATCAAAGCTTTCTTCGGGACTTACAAATACGGGGTTGGTTGTCCTGATTCGGTATTTATAGCCGTTGGTTGCATATTTTCCAATGGGCAAACTGCACGAAATTGATTTTGGGTTTGAGGTGGCAGATGTAGAACCAAGTGTGGTAGATTTTGCGAAACTACCCGTGCTGTCTGATAACTCAACAATAAATTTATTTCCGGCGTTATAGGTGCCTTTTCCATCGGCAAAAATGGAAAAATCAGTTATAAAACTACTGCCAGCACACGCTCCGGTGGAGGAGGCTACTTCGAAATAATGCAATCGGTGGAACTCAATTTTGTTGCACAAATGACACAAAATAGCCACAATATCCAGCTCTGGCACAATGCTCAAGCCGGCAGGTTTGTTGTAGCCAGTTATTTTGGTAAGGTTGCCAAAATTTTTGTCGCAACGATACAAATAGCTGTCATCCCAGTTGGTAAAAAAATAGTTTCCCTGTGGGTCTTGGGCAATGCTGTTTAGACTGTCGATGTTGGTAGAAAGCAGCGTGGTAAGGCTACCGGAGGCCGTATCCACTTTTATTATTTTTCCGTTGGTTTCATCGGTAACCACAATCAAATCACCATTATTGTTGAAATGCAAACCTTTGGGCCTCGTAATGCCTGATGAAACAATTTTTGTGTATGAAGGCAAATAAAACGGTGGCGGGCCTACTTTTCCTCTAATAATGGCATTGCCGCCCACATCGCTCAAATAAAAATAACCAACATTGTTTAAATCAAATTCAATATCTTCAAGCTCTGTAACACCCGAAACCGTGAGTGACGTATATTTTTGATAAGTGGAGGCATCATAAACAACAATCTTATTATTATCGATGATTAAAATACCACTATTTCCTCCAAAGCTGCCAAAAGCGATGTCTTTTGGAGCTGTAAGCCCTGTAATTACGGTAGTTGTTTTGAAGTTAGAATCCAACTCTACAACGCTGCCGGCACCGTTGTTGGTTATCAAAAAACTCTTTTTATCTGAGTTGTATGCCACCCGATATGGTTTGTTGTATTGAGCCGAGGCAGCAGTGAATAAAATAAGGCCAATTAAAACAGTAAATAATGATTTCATAATGCTTGTGATTTTAAAAATTGATTGTAAACAATGTCTATTCCTTGGTCAAAACTGTGGGGTTCATAGCCTAAAACAGTTTTACTTTTTGATAAATCAAATCCGGTTATAGGCGGCCTTTTGGCAGGTTGATTCAAGGTTTTGCTATTAATTTTTGACACATTTTCCATACTTAGACCATAATGGTTGGCTACACGTTGCACCAACTCAAATATACTCATAAAATCTTTTCCGGAAATGTTAAATATGCCCTGAGCTTTTTGCCGCTCAATTAAGTGGCATCCCATTGCCAAATCTTCGGCCAACGTAGGTGTTCTAAACTGGTCATCTACCACATTTATTTTTTTATGATTTTCAAGGCTCTCCTTAGCCCAAAGCACAATATTGCTTCGGCTCATATCGGCCACCAAACCATAAACCAGCACCGTGCGGGCAATAGCCCAATTTTTGCAGTTGGAGGTAATAATATTTTCGGCATCAAGCTTTGCTTGTCCGTAAATGCTCAATGGGTTCGGAATGGCTTCCTCTTTATATGGGCCATTCAACCCATCAAAAATAAAGTCGGTTGATAGATGAATGAGGTGTGCATCAACAGAATTGGCGGCATATACCATGTTTTCAACGGCATCTACATTTGATATTTGGCAGCTTGTGGGGTCAAGTTCGCAGGCATCCACATTGGTCATGGCCGCAGTGTGAATAATGGTATTTGGCCGATATTTTTCCACTACCGTTTGCACATTTTCCCTATCAGCAATATCCATCTCTGCATACAAATAACCCTCTTTTTCAGGATGTCTATTTTGGCCTTTGCCTGTGGCAATAAGTTTTATATCTTTTTCATGGAGATAAAGGTCTGTCAGTTTTTGCCCCAACAATCCGTTACTTCCGGTTACTAAAACTGTTTTCATTAAGTGCAAAGCAAGCGAATTAAAGTTAATTTTGATTGTTCATTCAATAATCTTAGCCAAACATGACTTATGTTATTGTATATAGTACTTCCCAAAAAAAGGACAATTCAAAAGATTAATAAATTTGAATTGGAAAATGAGCAAAAAGCGTAGAAAATTTAGTTCGGGATTTAAGGCCAAAGTGGTCATTGAAGCCCTTCAAGAACGTCAGACATTGCAAGAACTGGCCAGTAAGTATGAGCTGCATAGCACCCAGATTGTATCTTGGAAAAAGGAGTTTTTGGAGAATGCCTCGGAAGTATTTGAGTCAAAGTCGACCAAAGAAAAAGGGTCTGAAGACACCGAGAAATTGTACAACAAAATCGGTCATATGCAAATGCAGATTGATTTTTTAAAGAAAGTCTTGGGCAAATGAGTTTGACAGAAAAACGGCAGCGAGCTGTACAAACGCGTTCAAGACTACCCTTAATGGAGCGTTGCAAATTAATGGGCATCAATAGATCTGGTGTTTATTACAAGCCCAAGATAACCAGTGCATTAAACGAGCAGTTGATGCGAACCATAGACCAATGTTTTATGGCACATCCATACTATGGTGTGGCTCGAATGACGACCTATCTCAAAGAAGACTTGGGTTATCAAATCAACGAAAAACGTGTTCGCAGACTATATCGTCAAATGCGTCTAAAAACCATTTATGCCAAGCCCAAAACCACCCTTAGAGACAAGGCAAACTGTCATTATCCCTATCTGCTTGGTGGACTCAAAGTAGAACACCCAAACCACGTTTGGCAAACAGATATAACGTATATTCCAATGTTTAGAGGCCATATGTTTATG
This window contains:
- a CDS encoding mevalonate kinase, coding for MLKESLFYAKILLFGEYGIIQDSMGLSIPYSSYKGSLKFNQKLEGETLVSNQHLQAFGTYLKELAAKNELLFNFDSAQFEKDLAKGMSFDSSIPQGFGVGSSGALVAAIYDRYSADKKQVAEKPKSKEIAELKLIFGQMESYFHGKSSGLDPLICYLNLPVLIKSKTSMGTVGLPQADANGKGAIFLINSGEPGKTEPMVNIFMEKMKNEGFRNMLKQEFKKYNDACIQAFLKRDIKPLFSNIKQLSKLLLNNFSPMIPAVFHKLWKEGIESNAYYLKLCGSGGGGYFLGFTQNLDEAQKRLKDYELEVVFTF
- a CDS encoding UbiA family prenyltransferase; its protein translation is MLSIIRWPVLLFTALVQYVTAIYVFTPNKNHWEVLADYELHFIVLSTAFMLAAGFIINSFYDFEKDLINRPDKTLFNRVVSKEFCLNTYLVFNGLGLIFSALASWRVLLFFAAFAFWLWFYSHKLQKIPVVREVVAVVLSVVSVFSIALYYQYWHWIMPIFGAFFTCILFNREIIKDLKNHDGDMAVGNQSISTKWGRRAAKAFFSTISFLAIMLLLSFYKVSEGKYALHFAVGISAIVVFSTILLLINKKPNTTHIAYKLILFMSVLYLILGYR
- a CDS encoding T9SS type A sorting domain-containing protein, which encodes MKSLFTVLIGLILFTAASAQYNKPYRVAYNSDKKSFLITNNGAGSVVELDSNFKTTTVITGLTAPKDIAFGSFGGNSGILIIDNNKIVVYDASTYQKYTSLTVSGVTELEDIEFDLNNVGYFYLSDVGGNAIIRGKVGPPPFYLPSYTKIVSSGITRPKGLHFNNNGDLIVVTDETNGKIIKVDTASGSLTTLLSTNIDSLNSIAQDPQGNYFFTNWDDSYLYRCDKNFGNLTKITGYNKPAGLSIVPELDIVAILCHLCNKIEFHRLHYFEVASSTGACAGSSFITDFSIFADGKGTYNAGNKFIVELSDSTGSFAKSTTLGSTSATSNPKSISCSLPIGKYATNGYKYRIRTTNPVFVSPEESFDIYATPIAADLVYNDLSLCKGSTASMGKSGSSNDTYSWSSSMFLSDSTISNPIFSATDTGTYSYQFKATNKSFGCSDSVIVNVSVSPNIQLKSLIRNNKICNGESLEIGVKNSPYSFNWSPQTNLSNPTISNPVFSGISNQKYTVDIEDKNTGCKGYDSVYIIVNPVPTFSISNSYTKICSGKTAQLTASNIAGISYSWSPGNVLSDSTIFNPIFQSNISGDYHFIATATHPLGCTYSQNARIFNAPVPTTNNLKLSAQIFPSVLITGTINSADDIDFYFTDSAKNQFTFNSKVADVPGVVQLSDTSSKNIYAYLAMSHDSGCSAVSDIFHLVWTTNSIADFWESQVSLYPNPATNFVLFSGDMAVKNIEILDVFGRQIKSEIPNGLIYGFDVSDLETGNYFIVFEDDLGNKFWSKLQKL
- a CDS encoding SDR family oxidoreductase, yielding MKTVLVTGSNGLLGQKLTDLYLHEKDIKLIATGKGQNRHPEKEGYLYAEMDIADRENVQTVVEKYRPNTIIHTAAMTNVDACELDPTSCQISNVDAVENMVYAANSVDAHLIHLSTDFIFDGLNGPYKEEAIPNPLSIYGQAKLDAENIITSNCKNWAIARTVLVYGLVADMSRSNIVLWAKESLENHKKINVVDDQFRTPTLAEDLAMGCHLIERQKAQGIFNISGKDFMSIFELVQRVANHYGLSMENVSKINSKTLNQPAKRPPITGFDLSKSKTVLGYEPHSFDQGIDIVYNQFLKSQAL
- a CDS encoding transposase, which codes for MSKKRRKFSSGFKAKVVIEALQERQTLQELASKYELHSTQIVSWKKEFLENASEVFESKSTKEKGSEDTEKLYNKIGHMQMQIDFLKKVLGK